From a single Arachis hypogaea cultivar Tifrunner chromosome 3, arahy.Tifrunner.gnm2.J5K5, whole genome shotgun sequence genomic region:
- the LOC112776106 gene encoding uncharacterized protein, translated as MPGTITVLKTSPVRLRGEVDESTVYFYRLFWTFSPCIEAFWHCKPVVSIDGTHLYGKYGGTLLLAIAQDGNSNILPIAFALVEGENAESWSFFLSNLREHVTSQEGILVISDRHNGIKAALEAPENGWLPPRAFRAYCIRHVAANFALTFKGKDLRRILVNAAYAKTEAEFYYWFGIMRTENPAMCDWANRMEYDKWTQHEDSGRRFGHMTTNISECVNSVLKGTRNFPVTSLAKSTYGRLAQLFVVRGQTAEAQVGSGHEFCQALVKAIDWNIRDSRCFTVTLYDRHQSEYTVAETTPTRSFSLGSYRVSLKDNTCDCGHFQALHYPCCHAIACCAYSRLNWASYVHEVYRMSEVFNVYKQGFFHLSLKDCGLHMLGQLSFLTLI; from the coding sequence ATGCCCGGAACAATCACGGTGTTGAAGACCTCTCCCGTTCGGCTTCGTGGTGAGGTTGACGAGTCGACGGTGTACTTTTACCGACTTTTCTGGACATTTTCACCGTGCATTGAGGCATTCTGGCATTGCAAGCCCGTTGTCAGTATTGATGGTACCCACctgtatggcaagtatggaggGACGCTGCTGTTGGCGATAGCGCAGGATGGGAACTCGAACATCCTACCGATAGCATTTGCCCTTGTGGAGGGAGAGAATGCAGAGTCGTGGTCATTCTTCTTGTCCAACCTACGAGAGCATGTAACTTCTCAGGAGGGTATCCTTGTTATCTCCGACAGGCATAATGGGATCAAGGCAGCGCTTGAGGCACCGGAGAATGGGTGGCTCCCTCCCCGTGCTTTCCGAGCGTACTGTATTCGGCATGTGGCGGCCAATTTTGCCCTTACGTTCAAAGGTAAGGACTTAAGGAGGATTCTGGTAAATGCTGCCTACGCAAAGACTGAAGCAGAGTTCTATTACTGGTTTGGCATCATGCGGACTGAGAATCCAGCAATGTGTGACTGGGCCAACCGGATGGAGTACGACAAATGGACCCAACATGAGGATAGTGGTCGACGGTTCGGGCACATGACAACCAACATTAGTGAATGTGTGAACTCCGTGTTAAAGGGAACTCGCAACTTCCCGGTCACATCTTTGGCTAAGTCAACTTACGGGAGGCTTGCTCAGCTATTTGTGGTCCGCGGACAGACAGCAGAGGCACAAGTTGGATCTGGGCATGAGTTTTGTCAGGCCTTGGTCAAGGCTATTGATTGGAATATAAGAGACTctaggtgcttcacggtgacgtTATATGACAGGCATCAATCCGAGTACACGGTCGCCGAGACAACACCAACCAGGAGCTTCTCGCTGGGTAGCTATAGAGTTTCCCTTAAAGATAACACATGCGACTGTGGCCACTTTCAGGCGCTGCATTATCCTTGTTGCCATGCCATTGCGTGTTGCGCATACTCCCGCCTTAATTGGGCGTCATATGTTCACGAGGTATATCGTATGAGTGAGGTGTTCAACGTTTACAAGCAGGGTTTTTTCCACCTATCCCTGAAGGACTGTGGCCTCCATATGCTGGGCCAACTATCATTCCTGACCCTGATTTGA
- the LOC112790238 gene encoding uncharacterized protein isoform X2, whose product MTTCSPMINFIPSLVTWFCFWAHGHRTHAGSASPVRRSDADHRYGSDYDNLSRNRGYGNAREAGRYRDPSPPYGRGRVGGRPVGRAFDRPGFNPGLLRGDNVSRNNPNVRPREGDWFCPDPRCGNLNFARRDHCNSCNRPRFASGASPRRAYPGPPPLHAPPRRLPGPSIARSPERAMNGYRSPPRGFARDAPKEYLPPLRHEGRFPDSPHARRERIDYIEDSYRGRNRFDRSPPLDFGPRRPARDDFSGERKVFDRRLPSPPPSAPLLPHRGPWARDVRERSRSPIRGAPPPKDYRQDMYLDRVRDDRRGVGRDKIRGMY is encoded by the exons ATGACAACATGTTCACCAATGATAAACTTCATACCATCACTGGTTACATGGTTCTGTTTTTGGGCCCATG GACATAGAACTCATGCAGGTTCTGCCTCTCCAGTTCGTCGCAGCGATGCAGATCATCGCTATGGTTCTGATTATGATAATTTGTCACGAAATCGTGGGTATGGTAATGCAAGAGAAGCTGGGAGATATCGAGACCCATCACCCCCTTATGGCCGAGGGAGAGTAGGTGGCAGGCCAGTCGGTAGAGCCTTTGATAGGCCTGGCTTCAATCCTGGATTACTTAGAGGGGACAACGTCAGTAGAAATAATCCAAATGTGCGTCCTAGGGAGGGAGATTGGTTCTGTCCGGATCCCAG ATGTGGCAATCTTAACTTTGCAAGGCGGGACCACTGTAACAGCTGTAATAGGCCTCGTTTTGCTAGTGGTGCAAGTCCTCGGAGGGCTTATCCTGGTCCTCCACCACTTCATGCTCCTCCTAGACGCCTTCCTGGCCCCTCGATTGCCCGTTCTCCGGAAAGGGCAATGAATGGCTATAGATCTCCACCTCGGGGTTTTGCCAGGGATGCTCCTAAAGAGTATCTGCCACCACTAAGGCATGAAGGAAGATTTCCGGATTCTCCTCATGCGCGCAGAGAGCGGATAGATTACATTGAAGATTCATACAGGGGGAGAAACAGGTTTGATAGGTCCCCCCCACTGGACTTTGGTCCGAGACGCCCTGCAAGAGATGATTTCTCTGGTGAAAGAAAAGTTTTTGATAGGCGATTGCCATCGCCCCCACCCTCTGCACCTCTCTTGCCTCACCGGGGTCCGTGGGCCCGTGACGTGAGAGAGAGAAGCCGTTCTCCAATAAGGGGTGCCCCACCGCCAAAAGACTATCGCCAAGATATGTACTTGGATCGTGTAAGAGATGATAGGCGTGGTGTGGGACGTGATAAAATTAGAGGAATGTATTAG
- the LOC140183407 gene encoding serine/threonine-protein phosphatase 7 long form homolog, giving the protein MTVCYTWFHERFRVLPADASDETVRVYARAYILMLLSSQLFADKNANRVHLRWLPYLASLDDLGRYSWGSAALAWLYRCLCRGTNRNVVNLAGPLQLLQSWIFWRFPTLRPSGFDRIGFPLASRWATFMPRNDGGAQRLASTRLSLDRLHVHDFVWEPYSSVEVAAVIHPEILVEEHRRLWTAITSLIYFAAIKWHQVDRVLPQFGDVQHLPQPALNIDWLHAKDGRGGDRWFPTYYREWHQFWENRLQSVIWVDRVLDPGPSSEYLDWWCRVAHRFLSPDVAFQDPRPILLSEEARHRGSSQAPPRVHVYDRSNNRRVDRRRRIGTRTTDREWREFAHRLEEDLPGPEHSGLSCSST; this is encoded by the exons ATGACAGTGTGCTACACATGGTTCCATGAGAGGTTCCGGGTTCTCCCAGCAGATGCTAGTGATGAGACCGTGCGTGTATACGCTCGTGCTTATATTCTGATGTTGTTGTCCTCTCAGCTGTTTGCGGACAAGAATGCAAACAGGGTCCACCTTCGCTGGTTGCCTTATTTGGCATCGTTGGACGACTTGGGTAGATATAGCTGGGGCTCGGCTGCACTGGCCTGGTTGTATAGATGTCTTTGTCGTGGAACAAACAGAAACGTTGTTAACTTGGCTGGGCCGCTACAGCTTCTACAgtcttggattttctggaggtttCCCACTCTTAGGCCGAGTGGCTTTGATAGAATTGGATTTCCTCTTGCTTCTAG GTGGGCCACGTTTATGCCGAGAAACGATGGAGGGGCCCAAAGATTAGCTTCTACACGCCTTTCGTTGGATCGATTGCATGTCCATGAT TTTGTGTGGGAGCCTTATTCTTCTGTCGAGGTTGCTGCTGTTATTCATCCGGAGATACTAGTTGAGGAGCACCGTAGGCTTTGGACTGCCATCACTAGCCTGATATATTTTGCGGCGATTAAGTGGCATCAGGTCGATAGGGTGCTACCCCAGTTCGGCGATGTTCAGCATCTCCCTCAGCCGGCTCTGAACATAGATTGGCTACATGCAAAGGATGGCAGGGGTGGTGACCGCTGGTTCCCCACGTATTACCGGGAGTGGCATCAGTTTTGGGAGAATCGGCTTCAGTCAGTCATATGGGTTGATCGAGTCCTTGACCCCGGTCCATCATCAGAGTACCTGGATTGGTGGTGCCGTGTGGCACACAGATTCCTATCCCCGGATGTTGCATTCCAGGATCCGAGGCCGATTTTGTTGTCTGAGGAGGCACGTCACAGAGGGTCGTCCCAGGCTCCTCCAAGGGTGCACGTTTACGACAGATCAAATAACAGACGAGTCGATCGGCGTCGCCGAATAGGCACCCGGACCACGGATCGAGAGTGGCGGGAGTTCGCCCACCGTTTGGAGGAGGACCTCCCTGGACCTGAGCATAGTGGATTATCGTGTTCCTCGACGTAG
- the LOC112790238 gene encoding uncharacterized protein isoform X1, whose translation MASRENNEEAPPHQHHQQPPLLSSLVVRPSTNTTDASPSPDRHRHRDRDRDRDRDPPPPPLHSRSARFPHDPPGHRTHAGSASPVRRSDADHRYGSDYDNLSRNRGYGNAREAGRYRDPSPPYGRGRVGGRPVGRAFDRPGFNPGLLRGDNVSRNNPNVRPREGDWFCPDPRCGNLNFARRDHCNSCNRPRFASGASPRRAYPGPPPLHAPPRRLPGPSIARSPERAMNGYRSPPRGFARDAPKEYLPPLRHEGRFPDSPHARRERIDYIEDSYRGRNRFDRSPPLDFGPRRPARDDFSGERKVFDRRLPSPPPSAPLLPHRGPWARDVRERSRSPIRGAPPPKDYRQDMYLDRVRDDRRGVGRDKIRGMY comes from the exons ATGGCTTCCAGAGAGAACAACGAAGAAGCGCCGCCGCATCAGCACCACCAGCAGCCGCCTCTCTTAAGCAGCCTCGTCGTCCGTCCCTCCACCAACACCACCGACGCCTCTCCTTCACCCGACCGTCATCGTCACCGCGATCGAGACCGTGACCGTGACCGTGACCCTCCTCCTCCACCTCTTCATTCCCGCTCCGCTCGATTCCCACACGATCCTCCTG GACATAGAACTCATGCAGGTTCTGCCTCTCCAGTTCGTCGCAGCGATGCAGATCATCGCTATGGTTCTGATTATGATAATTTGTCACGAAATCGTGGGTATGGTAATGCAAGAGAAGCTGGGAGATATCGAGACCCATCACCCCCTTATGGCCGAGGGAGAGTAGGTGGCAGGCCAGTCGGTAGAGCCTTTGATAGGCCTGGCTTCAATCCTGGATTACTTAGAGGGGACAACGTCAGTAGAAATAATCCAAATGTGCGTCCTAGGGAGGGAGATTGGTTCTGTCCGGATCCCAG ATGTGGCAATCTTAACTTTGCAAGGCGGGACCACTGTAACAGCTGTAATAGGCCTCGTTTTGCTAGTGGTGCAAGTCCTCGGAGGGCTTATCCTGGTCCTCCACCACTTCATGCTCCTCCTAGACGCCTTCCTGGCCCCTCGATTGCCCGTTCTCCGGAAAGGGCAATGAATGGCTATAGATCTCCACCTCGGGGTTTTGCCAGGGATGCTCCTAAAGAGTATCTGCCACCACTAAGGCATGAAGGAAGATTTCCGGATTCTCCTCATGCGCGCAGAGAGCGGATAGATTACATTGAAGATTCATACAGGGGGAGAAACAGGTTTGATAGGTCCCCCCCACTGGACTTTGGTCCGAGACGCCCTGCAAGAGATGATTTCTCTGGTGAAAGAAAAGTTTTTGATAGGCGATTGCCATCGCCCCCACCCTCTGCACCTCTCTTGCCTCACCGGGGTCCGTGGGCCCGTGACGTGAGAGAGAGAAGCCGTTCTCCAATAAGGGGTGCCCCACCGCCAAAAGACTATCGCCAAGATATGTACTTGGATCGTGTAAGAGATGATAGGCGTGGTGTGGGACGTGATAAAATTAGAGGAATGTATTAG